Below is a window of Pseudodesulfovibrio senegalensis DNA.
CAGCGACATCATATACCGCGAACTCATGAAGCACCGGGAAAAGACCGGACAGGCCGTGGTGGCCCTGATGATGGACGTGGCCGCATCCGGCGGCTACTACACCGCGCTGGCCGCGGACACCATCATCGCGCATCCCACCACCCTGACCGGGTCCGTGGGCGTGATCTTCGTGCGGCCCAAGGTGGTGGGGCTCATGGACAAGATCGGTGTGGACGTGGAGGTCTCCAAGTCCGGCGAGGACAAGGACATGGGCTCGCCGTTCAGCCCGGCCACGGAAAAGGAACGCAAACTCTTTCAGGACATCATCGACGACATGGCCGCGCGGTTCTATGCGGTTGTGCGCGAACGCCGCCAGCCCACGGAGCAGGCGTTTGCAACCATCCGCACGGCACGGGTGTTCACGGCCGCACAGGCGAAACAGCTCGGGCTGGTGGACAAGATCGGCTACATGGACGACGCCTTTGCCGAGGCGCGCAAGCTGGCCAAGGTGGACGAAGCCCGCGTGGTGGCCTATCGCCGCGACCAGTACCCGGACGACAACCCGTACAACACCATGAGCGCGGCCGAGCCGGGCAAGGCTTCCCTGCTGAATGTGGAGGCCGGGCATTTGCTGCCGCCCAAGGCCGGATTCTATTACCTCTGGAATCCGGGCTGGTAGGCTGGACGCGCACGCGCAAACCGGATAAACGCGCCCCATGGCAACCATCAACGCAGACAACGTGACCCGCTCCGTAGCGAAGCTGGGCCGGAAAACCACCCCGGAACAGGCCGACCTGCTGGCGCGCTACCTCGGCATGCTCGAACAGTGGAACCGCAGGATGAACCTTGTGGGGCCGTCGCGCTGGGAAGACATGCTGGACTCGCTGGTGGTGGACAGCCTGTACCTTGCCGAATTCCTGAACGACCGGACCCTGCGGGCGGACCCGCTCTGCCTTGATCTGGGCGCGGGAGCCGGGCTGCCCGGCATTCCCCTGCGCATGTTCTGGCAAAGCGGACGCTACTGGCTGGTGGAGGTGCGCCAGAAACGGGTCGGCTTCATGCGTTCGGCGCTGGCGCGGCTGGATTTACCGCGCACCGAGGTCTTTCACGGCCGGGCCGAAGACGCGCTGGAGCGGCTGCAGCAGTCCGGACAGGAAAGCACGGCCGACCTGATCGTGAGCAAGGCCTTCATGCCGTGGGACAAATTGCTGGATTTCACCCGACCCATGCTCCGCCCCGCAACGGGTGATCAGGCAGGCGGACAACTGGTGATCCTTTCCAACGACCCGCCGCCGGAAAACGACCTGCCCGACACATGGAACCTGATGGCGGCCGCGTCCTATCCCGTGCAAAAAAAACAGCACTATTTCTGGGCGCTCTCGCCCTGCTGAGGCAATGAATACGCCCTGAAACCGGGGCGGGGGAAAAATGGCAAAAAAACGGACGGACCGAATCGGTTGCCGTCCGTTTTTTATGTGCCGGATAATTTTTTTTTGGGGGAGAGGCGGTTCAGTCCACGGGGATGATGCGCCGCTCGGCGCTTTTGCGCTCCACGGTCACGGTCAGCACGCCGTGCTTGAGCCGGGCGCACACGGAATCGCGGTCCACGGCCACAGGCAGGGAAAAGCGGCGCGCAAACGGGCCGCAGGGCCGCTCCAGAACATGAAAGGCGTTGCTGGACGATTCGCTCCCGGAACGGCGCACGCCGTAGACCAGTAATTCGTTGCCGCGAATCTCCACGGCCACGTCTTCCAGCGCCACGCCGGGCAGGTCCAGACGAAGGGTCACGCCGGTGCGGTCCTCGACCATGTCGGCCACAGGCTTCCAGACCGCGGCCGCGCCGCGCGCCCCGCCCGGACAGGCCTCGCCCATGAGCTGGTCCAGCTCTTCGGCGGCCATGTCCAACCCCATCCACGGATTCCAGTTCATCTTGCCCATCTCACGCTGTTACCTCAATGTAAGGGAAATATAATTTGCCCAAGCTTCTATTCCCTTATAGCATTGTGGAATCAATCTCAACATTGCGAAACAAACACCGGAGAGGAATATGCCGCAGGTGTGCAAAGAGCAGGTCTACAAACCCACGGACACGAATATTCCCCGACTGGGGGAACCCAAAGTCAAAAGCCCGCTCAAGCACGGGCGGTACGTGGATGAAGACGACGCGGTGCTGGTCAACCTTTCCCGCCAGAGCGTCGAAGGCACCAAGGGCCGCAAAAAACGCGACCCCGCCTATTTCGAGCTGGCCGGGCCACGCTCCAACCTCTATTTCGACCCCAGCAAGGCCAAATGCGCGGTGGTCACCTGCGGCGGGCTTTGCCCGGGCCTCAACGACGTGATCCGCGCCATCGTCATGACCGCGCACAACGAATACCATGTGCCCAGCGTGCTGGGCATCCGCTACGGACTGGCCGGGTTCATCCCCTCGGAAGGCTACGACGTGCTGGAGCTGACCCCGGAAAACGTGAGCCAGATTCATGAATTCGGCGGCACCATGCTCGGCAGCTCGCGCGGGCCGCAGCAGGTGGGCGAGATCGTGGACGCGCTGGAACGCATGAACATCTCCATCCTGTTCATGATCGGCGGCGACGGAACCCTCAAGGCAGCGGAACGGGTACAGGCCGAGATATCCAAGCGCAACCTGTCCATCGCCCTGGTGGGTCTGCCCAAGACCATCGACAACGACATCCAGTTCGCCTCGCCCTCATTCGGGTTCGACACGGCCGTGGAAAAGGCCACCGAGGCCATCCGCTGCGCCCATGTGGAGGCCACGGGCGCGCCGTGGGGGCTGGGGCTGGTCAAGGTCATGGGCCGGGAATCCGGCTTCATCGCCGCCCAAAGCGCCATGGCCCTGCAGGACGTGGACTTCGTGCTGGTGCCCGAAGACGAATTCGACCTTTCCGGCGAAAACGGCTTTTTGCAGCATCTGGAAAAACGGGTGCGCACCCACGGGCACGCGGTCATCGTGGTGGCCGAGGGCGCGGGCCAGAACATCATCGGCCAGAGCCGCGAAAAGGACAAATCCGGCAACCCGGTGCTGGGTGACATCGCCGGAACCCTCAAGACCGAGATCAAGGAACATTTTCACAAGCAGGATATCGAATGCACGCTCAAGTACATTGATCCCAGCTACATCATCCGCTCGGTCCCGGCCAACGCCAACGACCGCATCTACTGCTCGTTTCTGGGCATCCACGCGGTGCACGCGGGCATGAGCGGCCGCACCGGACTGGTCATCTCGCGCTGGAACGGCCGCTACGTGCACATTCCCATGAAGCTGATGACCAAGGCCCGCAAGAAGATCAACACCTGCTCCAATTACTGGCGCGCGGTGCTGGAATCCACGGGCCAGCCCGGCAGCATGAAGAACGGCTGATCCCAGACCGCACCTTCCTGAACCACCGAAACCGCCCGGCCTGTATTGGTCGGGCGGTTTTTTACGCCTTCCGTCCGCGCCAGCTTACTACTCTTTAATAGTAATAATAATTTTTATTGATTTAAGCCGTATGGTTGTGTAGGTCTTATAAAATTGAACGCGACAGTGGATTGAAGCGTTTTTTTCAGGCATATAGATAAAAATATCTTTTTCGAGGGGGATTGTATGGATGCTCTGATGCTTTCCCGGTTGCAGTTTGCCGCTGCCACCGCCTTCCACTTCATTTTCGTGCCCCTGACCCTGGGAATGTCCGTGCTCATTGCCTGCATGGAAACCGCCTTTGTCAGGACCGGAAAGGAAGTGTACCGGAAAATGGCCAAGTTCTGGGGAAAAATCTTTCTGGTGAACTTTGCGCTGGGCGTGGTGACCGGCATCACGCTGGAATTCCAGTTCGGCACCAACTGGGCGGGCTATTCCGCCTACGTGGGCGACATTTTCGGTTCGCTGCTGGCCATCGAAGCCACGGCGGCCTTTTTTCTGGAATCCACGTTCATCGGCGTGTGGACCTTCGGGTGGGACAGGCTTTCGCCCAAGGCGCACATGGTCACCGCATGGCTGGTGGCCGGGGCCAGCAACCTTTCCGCGGTCTGGATTCTGATCGCCAACGGATTCATGCAGCAGCCCATGGGCTACGTGATGCGCAACGGCAGGGCCGAGCTGGCGGACTTCATGGCCGTTATCACCAACATGTTCGCATGGCACGAGTTCATGCACACCATTCTCGGCTCGTTTGCCGTGGCCGCGTTCTTTGTCATGGGCGTTTCCGCATGGCATCTGCTGCGCAAGAACGAAACCGACTTTTTCAAAAAGTCCTTCCGGCTGGGTGCAACGCTGGCCATTCTGGCCTCGCTGCTGGTTGCCATTCAGGGCCATTCCCACGGCAACCACGTGGCCGAGGTGCAGCCCGCCAAGCTCGCGGCCATGGAATCGCACTGGGAAACCCAGAAATACGCGCCCATGTACCTGCTCCAGATTCCGGGCCAAAAGGGCAACGTGCTGGAGGCCATCCCCATTCCGGGCCTGCTCAGTTTTCTGGCCTTCAATGACCCCTCGGCCGAGGTCGTGGGCCTGAACGACATCCCCGCAGACGAGCACCCGCCCGTGGTGCTGACCTTTTTGGCCTTCCGGGGCATGGTCGGGCTTGGAACGCTCATGATTCTGGTGGCCGGGTTTGCGTGGCTCAAGCGCAACACCATTGAGGAATACCCGAAATTCCTGAAGATTCTCCCGTTCCTCATTCCGGTGCCCTACATCGCCATCGAGTTGGGCTGGATCGTGGCCGAGGTGGGACGCCAGCCATGGATCGTGTACGGCCTCATGCGTACGTCGGACGGGGTTTCCAACGTCACGGCGGCGCAGGTGAGTTTCTCGCTCATCGTCATGTCCGCCATCTACACGCTGCTGGGCATCTGCGGCATCTGGCTCATGATGCGCTTTGCCAAGCAGGGACCTGTGGAAGGCCACTAGGAAACAGACGAAAAAGGAGAAGAAACTATGGAATCTCTGCACTATACCCTTGCCACTGTCTGGTTCCTGCTCTGGGGCGTGCTCTGGGCCATGTACTTTGTGCTCGACGGCTTTGATCTGGGCGTCGGAACCCTGATGCCCTTTCTGGCCAAGAACGAAACCGAAAAACGGGTCATGTACAACTCGGTGGGGCCGTTCTGGGACGGCAACGAGGTCTGGCTCATCAGCGCGGGCGGCGTAACCTTCGCGGCCTTTCCGCTGGCCTATGCCCAGATGTTCAGCGGGCTGTACACCCCGCTCATGCTGCTGCTCTTCGCCCTGATCCTGCGCGGGGTCTCTTTCGAATTCCGCTCCAAGGTGGACAGCGCGGCATGGAAAAAGGTCTGGGACACCTGCCAGTTCGTGGGCAGCTTCCTGCCCGCGCTGCTGCTGGGCGTGGCCTTTGCCAACATCTTCCAGGGACTGCCGCTGGACGATACGCACCTCAATCAGGCCAACATCTTCCAGCTGCTCAATCCCTACGGGTTGGCCGGCGGCGTGCTCTTCACGGTCATGTTCGTGCTGCACGGCGCGCTGTGGCTGTCCATCCGCACGCAGGGCGACCTGCAGCAGCGGGCCAGCAACCTCGCCATCAAGCTCTGGCCGGTGCTGGTGGTCATCACCGTGCTGTTCCTGGCCTTCTCGGCCGTGAGCACGCAGCTCTTCGGCAATTACCTGCAGACCCCGCTGCTCTTCGTGGTGCTGGCCCTGCCCGTGGGCGGGCTGGTGCTCATGCGCGTATACATGGGCGCGGCGCGCTGGTGGGCCGCATGGGGAGCCTCGGCCGTGTTCATCGGCGGCACGACCATGTTCGCCATAGTGGGACTGTTCCCGGCCATCATCCCGTCCAAGCCCAATCCGGCCAACAGCCTGACCATCATGAACTCCGCGTCCAGCGAGCTGACCCTCAAGATCATGCTCGGCGTGGCCGTGGTCTTCGTGCCTATCGTCATGCTCTACCAGTTCTGGGCCTACAAGAACTTCAGCCATCCCGTGGACGAGGCCGAGTTGGAATATTAAACGGCAAGAATTGGGGAGGGCCTTTTGAAAAAGGCCCTCCCCAAACCCCTCCCCCAAAACTTTTTGGCGAGCGGGCCGGTCAGCTTTGCTGACCGGCCCGCTGTTTTGCGGCGTGATGGAATCAATGAAAAATCAATTTTCAGGCATGGCCTGAACAGGACATGAAAAACCATCCACACATCCCAACCCGTTCGGCATCCGAAAAAGGCAGGGCAAAACAGGGCCAAGGGACGCGTCCCTTGCGGGTGCAGCTATCAACCTTCAACAAAACAGAAAGGGGCGGAGAAAGGGTGGAGAGCAAGGCGCAAAATCAATCCTGTGGTGACGCGTATTCCAAATACGCGAGCCGCAGGATTCATTGCAGCAACGCAGCTATCAACCCTTTATCCGCCCCTGTAGATGTTCCCGCCCTGCAACGGCAGCAACAAGGCGGGAAACATCATGAGGGCACCGGGGGCAATCGGTGCCGTCCGGGCAGAGCCGGAGAATGGAAAGGGAAAATTATTCGAGCGGTTCTTTTTTTTCCGAAGGACAGGAGCCATCCGCGTTCTGCCCGGAACCGCCGCAGGCGCCGCAGTCCCCGCTGCATCCGCAACCGGATTTTCCGGTCATGGATTTGTGCATGCGCCGGAACACGTACACCCCGGCCAAAACAATAATGATCACTGCAATGATGGTATCCATGGTCCCTCCCTACTGCCCTGCTGGGTCGCCGGACAGGGCGTCCAAGTCGTTGCAGGTTGGTTTGATAATGATGCACTCGGCCGAAACCGCAAACGAATCGAGCACCAGAACACGCGCCCCGGCACGTTCGATGGCCGAGGCAATGTCCACACGCGGGTTCCAGACACAGACTACCACATGGACATGGTTGCCGGCCAATGTCCGCTCCAATTCTCGCACGTCCCGATCGGTCCAGCGGTGTTCGGCCCTGCTCCTTTTTTTCGCCTTGCACGCAAGCCTTTTTCAA
It encodes the following:
- a CDS encoding FeoB-associated Cys-rich membrane protein; translation: MDTIIAVIIIVLAGVYVFRRMHKSMTGKSGCGCSGDCGACGGSGQNADGSCPSEKKEPLE
- the sppA gene encoding signal peptide peptidase SppA, which produces MRYMILVLILVTAWGCAPKLKLFSSATDPLAEYTLQGEGDAKIVLVNVNGFLQDQPSKGLLRSKPGAVQELVSQLRRAAKDEAVKAVVVKINSPGGTTTASDIIYRELMKHREKTGQAVVALMMDVAASGGYYTALAADTIIAHPTTLTGSVGVIFVRPKVVGLMDKIGVDVEVSKSGEDKDMGSPFSPATEKERKLFQDIIDDMAARFYAVVRERRQPTEQAFATIRTARVFTAAQAKQLGLVDKIGYMDDAFAEARKLAKVDEARVVAYRRDQYPDDNPYNTMSAAEPGKASLLNVEAGHLLPPKAGFYYLWNPGW
- a CDS encoding Hsp20/alpha crystallin family protein, producing the protein MNWNPWMGLDMAAEELDQLMGEACPGGARGAAAVWKPVADMVEDRTGVTLRLDLPGVALEDVAVEIRGNELLVYGVRRSGSESSSNAFHVLERPCGPFARRFSLPVAVDRDSVCARLKHGVLTVTVERKSAERRIIPVD
- the rsmG gene encoding 16S rRNA (guanine(527)-N(7))-methyltransferase RsmG, which encodes MATINADNVTRSVAKLGRKTTPEQADLLARYLGMLEQWNRRMNLVGPSRWEDMLDSLVVDSLYLAEFLNDRTLRADPLCLDLGAGAGLPGIPLRMFWQSGRYWLVEVRQKRVGFMRSALARLDLPRTEVFHGRAEDALERLQQSGQESTADLIVSKAFMPWDKLLDFTRPMLRPATGDQAGGQLVILSNDPPPENDLPDTWNLMAAASYPVQKKQHYFWALSPC
- the cydB gene encoding cytochrome d ubiquinol oxidase subunit II — translated: MESLHYTLATVWFLLWGVLWAMYFVLDGFDLGVGTLMPFLAKNETEKRVMYNSVGPFWDGNEVWLISAGGVTFAAFPLAYAQMFSGLYTPLMLLLFALILRGVSFEFRSKVDSAAWKKVWDTCQFVGSFLPALLLGVAFANIFQGLPLDDTHLNQANIFQLLNPYGLAGGVLFTVMFVLHGALWLSIRTQGDLQQRASNLAIKLWPVLVVITVLFLAFSAVSTQLFGNYLQTPLLFVVLALPVGGLVLMRVYMGAARWWAAWGASAVFIGGTTMFAIVGLFPAIIPSKPNPANSLTIMNSASSELTLKIMLGVAVVFVPIVMLYQFWAYKNFSHPVDEAELEY
- a CDS encoding cytochrome ubiquinol oxidase subunit I, with protein sequence MDALMLSRLQFAAATAFHFIFVPLTLGMSVLIACMETAFVRTGKEVYRKMAKFWGKIFLVNFALGVVTGITLEFQFGTNWAGYSAYVGDIFGSLLAIEATAAFFLESTFIGVWTFGWDRLSPKAHMVTAWLVAGASNLSAVWILIANGFMQQPMGYVMRNGRAELADFMAVITNMFAWHEFMHTILGSFAVAAFFVMGVSAWHLLRKNETDFFKKSFRLGATLAILASLLVAIQGHSHGNHVAEVQPAKLAAMESHWETQKYAPMYLLQIPGQKGNVLEAIPIPGLLSFLAFNDPSAEVVGLNDIPADEHPPVVLTFLAFRGMVGLGTLMILVAGFAWLKRNTIEEYPKFLKILPFLIPVPYIAIELGWIVAEVGRQPWIVYGLMRTSDGVSNVTAAQVSFSLIVMSAIYTLLGICGIWLMMRFAKQGPVEGH
- a CDS encoding ATP-dependent 6-phosphofructokinase, with product MPQVCKEQVYKPTDTNIPRLGEPKVKSPLKHGRYVDEDDAVLVNLSRQSVEGTKGRKKRDPAYFELAGPRSNLYFDPSKAKCAVVTCGGLCPGLNDVIRAIVMTAHNEYHVPSVLGIRYGLAGFIPSEGYDVLELTPENVSQIHEFGGTMLGSSRGPQQVGEIVDALERMNISILFMIGGDGTLKAAERVQAEISKRNLSIALVGLPKTIDNDIQFASPSFGFDTAVEKATEAIRCAHVEATGAPWGLGLVKVMGRESGFIAAQSAMALQDVDFVLVPEDEFDLSGENGFLQHLEKRVRTHGHAVIVVAEGAGQNIIGQSREKDKSGNPVLGDIAGTLKTEIKEHFHKQDIECTLKYIDPSYIIRSVPANANDRIYCSFLGIHAVHAGMSGRTGLVISRWNGRYVHIPMKLMTKARKKINTCSNYWRAVLESTGQPGSMKNG